One Eurosta solidaginis isolate ZX-2024a chromosome 1, ASM4086904v1, whole genome shotgun sequence genomic window, ACCCAGCAAAAATATACCCGTAAATTGATTAGTAAAATTAATAAaagctgtgtcgatggaacacgtaaatcgttaagtagcatttgtacagggcgtcGGGACTGTTTGTGACCAGgttactctccgaaggctttgggagtgttatcgatgtgatggtcctttgtcggatacagatccgatacgctccggtaacacagcaccattaaggtgctggcccgaccatctcgggaacgatttatatggccacattgaaccttcagaccatccctccctccccacccccaagttccatgaggagcttgggtcgccagagcctcgtctgttagtgaaacgggattcgccgctcgaaggtgaggttgacaattgggttggagaagctatatattgcgctccacaaccccttgaatcccagtccattccgtcgtacccatttatgtgattgtccatactactcacacatatacggtattaggttatcgaaatgtaaacaaactatagtgctgtactgttcttacattcacgttatggcagtcattttttaagttatatacctgtagctttacgagtatttttacagtatttttacgttaatatgactaccttttcactagtattatgaccgttttttacttggattatacagctatataaataaaacatttctttaattcaattccattattatttcttttatccaacatttttataatatactacattatttataatagttgtaaattattaactataagtcttaaggaaggaataatttttcagtcttgttggtgagccataaatacaaattttattgtatgcgttgtatgcatacaaagttaagggaaacttaaataaattaattaatgatatagaaaacaaaagagaagaactaacagaactattggttgcagtaaaccatcaaatagcgagtaggcaattcacaatttgagtaagttgacttataattcgccaattttaatactatactttttttattttagttcagaaagaaGCAATTAAGGTttgaaagttacaattgaagttcaaaaattttcattcaagttcagaaaattttaattcaatctcagaatttctatttgtaattcagaaaattaaaattgaagttcagaatttttgtttgtagttcagaaaattataattgaacttaaattgtaattttccgaacttcagttgtaattttctgaattgcagttgaaattcctgaacttcaattataatttactgaacttcaattgaaaattctgaatttcaattgtaatttttttaacttcaattgaaatttccgagctttcagaacttcaattgcaactttcaaatttttttacataaaatgaacaatttaacatttttttgacagttaaagtggtgaattgcctaccagaggtttgaaaccacttgctttcgtgttggcgcttctctatatcattaatataacaatatctttttaataatttcattaatagacaaatataaatttttttcctttacattttagaactgtgtacaaaaatatgtaattttacatatcgcaacctaaaccaaaaagtattgcaactcataatcagagaagctttgtgttgaatgttgatttataccacaaaaataacaaacttcttaacaaaaccaggctaccCGATAACGTTGTTTACCcaaaaaacataagttattttacgatgctttcattgatcgatttacacttaaataccgatttaattttttttaagttttcacattttttagtttaaaattcgATATgtacattcagtggaataattttagattgaggatacttcatgcaattttctttcttcgtgattttgcaataataaatgtAGGTACACATagcaatattttgttttaaattatgtgaTCGCAATATTTATAGGGgccatttagttgatggtattggtactgtcagttcaaaatatttttttgttatacatttattttataaattttggttaaaaattattgacaaattcgttgcaatttaattgcaaactttacgagattgttgaatattattttaattacagcataaaaagcttagattagtaacgtagcaaaaaacttagaattatttcagttaagttcatcgcaaatatttatattcaaaatacttttttgttatacatctagtttataaatttttgttaaaaattattgaaaaattcgttgcaattaaattgctttaaaaatttttgcaaactttgtgcgattgttgaatatttttcTTCAATTAGAGCATGAAAAGCTTAGAATACGAACGTAGGAAAAAGCTAAGAATTATTAGATTCCTAGATACTTTtaaccaagattatttcagtgtgtgttgttcgtttgttgtacaaattcgttgcatattaattttcagatcaagaatactcaaaggtgtcgtggcaTGGTCTTGTTGGTCAATCCGCGCCGCAGTATCCATTGatgggaattgacattcattataaagtagcgaaggcaTGGTCCTGCGCAAACATATcgccaacctgtgttggcaaaagatatgctaaactgtagaggaagaaacatttttaaaatttaataaaatcaaaatcatagttctgctaaaaaggggtaaagtattgtatgttaaagtatagcaaagtctcagcggccttgtcctggtgaaaactgagtttgaataggtctcattcttcattctcgaAACATTTACAAAGgcacctcgtaagatattaaaaatcctcaacgctttttgcaataacttcaaaaaactcacattcaaactggtgtcctatccctacttctgtttaacttctacatgtcaatagctatcttcaccaccagaaggagtcactattgtttcctacaccatatggttgccaagcctaaagattagccactggaagaagctacagacctgccaaaatactgcccccagaaccgccacgggttgtctccttatgtccccagaacacaatctacataatgaggcgagagtactcccaataagtgaaagaaatgaaatgctaatcgaacagtttctgttgaatacccagaaacctgggcatcccaacagacatctaaatgatgagccaacaccgcccagggtcttaaggagtcacctccgtaagcactacgaggaaatacggcacctgagaactcagccgtatgaagcaagaaaataccccagcgggttagggggtcagaatattcccccggtaggtatgcccgtcgtaagaggcgactaaaataccagattcaaggggctgtgtagcgcaaaccttcaggttgccagcgcaatatatagcttctccaaacccaattgtcaacctcacctatccgcggcgaatcctgtttcactaacagacgaggttctggcgaatccaagctcctcatggaacttgggggtggggagggagggaatggcctgaaggtttaatgtggccctataaatcgttcccgagatggtcggcagcaccttaatggtgctgtggtaccggagcgtaccggatatgtatccggcaaaggaccattacatcgataaaactccccaaagccttcggggagcaaccttatcgatacaacaacaacaacaggcaagGAAATACAAGCAgctccttggtgaactccataaacaggcgtaggggctctatgtcaggaattgcccggtgaattcagtactcaaagaacaataccctaaacttgcagaacagGAACGCACGCTCCCTAGGGAAAATAGAGTCACTCTagccaacttcgatctggatactgtaacaggttaaactcttacctatccagaatcaacccctacatacaaaatgtccctgcttgcaatgtgtccccacatgacaccaaccatctcttcaactgtaatgtggaaccaactcctctaacacccctctctttatggtccacccctgttgaaacagcaacttTCCTCGGATTCCCgttggaggacattgatgacaatttgtgattggtcagacctattggatggggcgaagcactgctacaacaacatcagaagggactcgaagacgatgcctcacaactaacaaccaaaagcaataattatcatttcactgacttatagttttttcttccgtagttggacacaatcctttcataatattacttaacaatttaagattagacatttttttaagttgtattttgacttaccaacaacaatagaatcatgtttaattgtacgctgcACAATCATTGtaccatcatgtaacgaagctcagtttcgtccaaaaattgttcggcactgtCACGTAAAATCAgtgtacatgttctagcattaacgcaacctttaaataattataaactataaaaataaaattaatgtcaaacccactatcaaaccttggaaaatgatgaaatgttcaccaccaacttgacgttcttcaaagtaatcacattgacccaaaacacttgaattaatatcattagctgtagtcataacagcaccaccacaagctttcattgtacgtttcaaatcttcttctggtacactaacagaacatttcacgatctgcaaaatactgtgtaccaaccaattggtagtttggataacacaacattggcgtcGTACTTGGCTAGTTTATTGtgcagaatacgccattcagcatcaacaattttctgatactgttgaacattatcaatacgtacttcagcattgtcacgctcagccttgaattccaattctatatttaaaattgcgattttatattttttgtatgacgttgtatccaccaaagaaaagtacagcgtccacaaccatgttagaaaagaaatctttttgtttatgaataagtttggaggacattgctgtggcagcgcatttttccaatgaagcacgttgttgttcctttgattggcgcttcaaCATgttcagccatgtcatattttgggcatgcataattgtaatgctttgcgtatagctttaatcatgatacgtgcatgcacgccttcctcaacatatggcttaacttgttttaagatttcacatgcttaaagtactactgaagtggtgccatcgccgacctgataagggaaacatttttattctacacattctaatataacaaaaaacttagcTCAGCATTTTGAGATATGGCGATGTCGACTaaagttttacggctggatgcacaatatccaacagtttcataatggttgccccatcattttaAATTGTGGctctaccactggaatcaacaatatgtcTGTCCATACtgtgtgaacccaatgtagtgcgtacagcgtccacaattgaatgcgaggcattgatgttggatatgagttgaggttctaCCTTAAGAGCTATCGGTacacaaatattttttacacaaaaactcatgaaCCCattacaagttcaggacgtttatatttatcgacacgctgtccggtgtggcccaaatgttggaaatattcagttggcactgttgagaaaaaatatgtatcaatgaacacaagtaaaagtgaaagattttttttaccatctgttgttactttacacatttgACATTGGAAACgtcgaccagcatctacaaattacATTTTAGCCATgcaaacgattacatctaattgggcccatttcaccaaaatttacaatgggtggctcattttcaccctcaaccgtgcgtgccattggtgagatggtaagtgtaaaggacaaagctgttgttttcaataaatcagctgttgcaggtatgtaatacaaaaaggcctgcaaacgagaaagatcaatgtaattggcaaacaaaaaaattaatttcgaatatcaatacctaacgtaatactatgttcaaacagaaaaataaattgaggaaatttcgatttgaattgagtgctgttcatacaactcgatttagcttacacaatagtaatttgatagctggttggctcatctctacagcaagaacatacctttgttcagactgtcaaaatgtgcgtgttggtattaggcgaatgaaatggaatgaaaacataaaactttgaaatttttgtgtgttgtaagaaaatgtgttcaatgttttggtttcattttgagtttgccatcttcttttgacaatctctactccagtgaaatgaaagacataaaatcagctgatgagatgagccaaccatatagttcagccgtgcgtagctgacgtttaaatatactcaataaacacactttacaatgttgcatttgcagtttgaaacaatttattacgcaattttttttaaattggcaatttattattacaatttattatatgacaaattgcgtaataaattgcccaaatagtataaattgccaatttggtgtgtgtttgaacctagtataacgtggcgaggagttaccctgatcttgtaccacatattttgtggtcaccagtggtggtaataaaccctgttcattagtaataaaagcaccaccagcgctattttgattttcaacgataacgcttatcggattaggcatctgatcgggatctaaacggcgttgggatactgttgcggctgttgatatataccagtaccaggtgcaggtggttgctaaagaaaataatacaaaaataatcatcagtaatatttgaaatatattagttgtattagcatacattataaccatgatgtccgggtattgggggttgaccggCATaggtggctgactgggcattagcgcctgtccaggttgtgttggtggcatcacatgtaaccacctggtgcacttggttgttgtagaggatagccTGGATGTTGAAGTTGTGGAGGGCAACCAGGTGGAGCAgcttgtggtggatagcccgactgttgtggcattggcagataggttgttgctgctgctgtcgtggcatggcataaaaaatggctttTCGTTTGAACTCCGGAAATAGCTTTCACAACAGTGGACCAAGGTAAGTCCAATCCTGCCTATATTGTTTGTTGCCGATAATGGGGACAAATTATCGATATCCTgtaaataatagttttttattaattcaattatattaaagcAAATCCTACAATATAACAGACTGAACGATGCAGATTTTGTAGCACCAGTAATGAAAATGAATGAATGGATGGATGTGTAGCGATATGGGAAAATGATGTTAGATTTCCCAAAAAATGGCTTTTCCCATGTCGCATTAAAACTTACTTGATTTTTgttcctttgtggaaaatataaatgtattattaatataaaatgcaaataccgtagcgcacacaacttttaatttaaatttagtttttattatatccgaaattatttgtaaataaatttagaTTACTCTGCTGTTGCTGCGCTTGTGGTTACAAGCTGAAAAGaacaaatggcggattcgcagaaaattttagTGACGTATTTGAGcgtacatagcatgtaagaaaggAAAGCATGTATGGATCGGACATTTCAAATAGACCATCTCATTCTGCCATattaacaattgtggaacaatgtgggatatcttgttgttggtcgccattttcagtcactagatttttgctggggagtacctgtcttgtagggatgTAATTCAACACTCTGCCTCCTAGCTAGTTTTGCAAATAACATGCTtagacccggtttttcagtgcgagtttaaactccagttaaagttgactagagttaaaCCGTACCATTACCACTTTGTTtaataacatacaattttgcgGCTCATCTCTGCTTAAGCGGCCGAAGGGGCAGGGTTATACTCTTGTCAAGTTTAACTGGGGTTTAcacttgcactgaaaaaccgaACATTAAATTCGTTGCCTTCGTGTTAGCAGACGACCCTCAAAAGATATTAAtatattaatacacaaatatCTATGAATGCGGAATCATCTTAATTCAAGATTTTACTGATTTTTTCTATGTGGAGTCAAGGAACCATCGACAATTTTAAAATTGTGTTTTTTCCGTCACATACATATTAATAAGTATTCTTAGAATAATATAAAagttcctgacgta contains:
- the LOC137237001 gene encoding uncharacterized protein is translated as MKPVPKLELFKKPQTAMPSRLKENTGPKQFSHIVSPVGAYMKNTATTPLMSNLKQRSESPDVRNATVFREPEQESRTYQPKFGLTGNTITKTSSLTKKVYISSEFKHDIDNLSPLSATNNIGRIGLTLVHCCESYFRSSNEKPFFMPCHDSSSNNLSANATTVGLSTTSCSTWLPSTTSTSRLSSTTTKCTRWLHVMPPTQPGQALMPSQPPMPVNPQYPDIMVIINHLHLVLVYINSRNSIPTPFRSRSDA